Proteins co-encoded in one Clarias gariepinus isolate MV-2021 ecotype Netherlands chromosome 13, CGAR_prim_01v2, whole genome shotgun sequence genomic window:
- the LOC128536138 gene encoding up-regulator of cell proliferation-like, whose translation MASTQDVTKTKDSGSGSRSTQGDSSQLRDDLLAFLKKLGLEEYYPNKLTLKTLLEINKASVSDKEVHSLQAMPWVFLRKLLMVDSNSRSLEWEAEENNKTQDLFAEQDCDGTINLLDLTTALFICADSFLQQEMTLKMSMCQFAVPFLLPRGMHNQSTLMLWALRGILKEWRPHSMSESKGFIEDSVVNAKIPLISFVRLSSCSLSKSQVLNQVLNKSQQHHDFFSHREMIGGASPRIISNGLVEICWSLPSGNNSIDVFHEPVVIANLRGDVCTFETIFCFLTQVSAAVFVFLDSVEEMEQRLLASLQRNLSNIFLVVNSHRNMNQNLKSSIKAIVDTLQLQRDNIILKSQKVNLAKFSNMIISAIKKILDGDKQTTYEINSMKKIAQKFGLNTDENENGACGSAEETAEEIMKRIGVRRIVEYKKSRLPLQGENWKRLAQIEKEQCRLKHSGELSLEEYKVQLQKEKDEIQKKQSQYKITETMNILINALSVFDNTERAFFLKWLGIKLDMRSRKQMSDLRHKYTQCEQKKDKDGIARLDQELVDSSLGIEHYMREMGQIYEAASFGSSKIPDKILNLPTLAAQMLLDGFPLELLDGDASNIPEKWVNNVLMEVHRMVGQKSRLLVVTVLGVQSTGKSTLLNTMFGVQFAVGSGRCTRGAFMIFLPVGNDLKEELLCDFVLLIDTEGLKSPALAQLEDSYEHDNELATFVIGLSDVTIINVAMENSTEMKDILQIAVHAFLRMKEVGKKTVCHFVHQNVAGVSAYDKNMTDRQKLLDQLNEMAEIAAEMEKKPNVKKFTDVLDYDVKKNNWYIPGLWHGTPPMAPVNTGYSVAVLDFKEKLLEMFKERKDEQCSQIPDFLQWMSSLWRTVKFENFIFSFRNTLVAHAYDNLCKEFSDWEWFFRRHIFSFLSTAEIQISNAESSCVHKVVNALKETSDKEIQIQTTEITQKLKEYYKRKGRNVHLVEKYKTDFVKNIKSLESEMKEYVKKRYDAALDMRRNKEIVEEIHGKQAAMIEEQVLQLLQNYKHKDEVSEEHLKADFEEMWTKVVANITGLKERDVPADVLKQLRASLGNRQVSEDLQNVKNLTNYRKKDFKAKKTHINMGKGFEKLSAVFKMQSAQHDLDVIAVDVITSCTSKIEQLTQLKSDYQETFTKDVLDEIDAHLKKAGKKFNTKFEFDIKLHILSMASHKFKEMHRKYLTQQDPLEHLQKFKSQYLSDFADLYRERDQCQRKAQDFTQLCLKPAVTEYIEQSLGPDIVDAVLENNPTEYSTRTLFQYTILKELLEKSNFSDFAGYILHYENYIKEWINYHIGKCFSKDKSLEKLKKKKLNIIIKKITEAVATCKLEPDGSPLPNNAEGTAILIRNLCKAMSDVISISMSTVDRVLFQNTSCCESFTKSLQECLNDLKRHIEQEISESTDATETIKNLSVKPQDELFKRVFGCGEQCPFCKIPCDAGGKEHQLHHATVHRPQGLATCRNLETNVLSEEICTSSVHGNGTFQNHETNFQLHPYKDYQKYYPDWHIAPDRSIEASDYWKYVLVIFNKQFAESYNTLPAVYPDAWNTITKDQAFISLKQNFNIK comes from the coding sequence ATGATCTTCTTGCATTCTTAAAAAAGCTGGGACTTGAAGAGTACTACCCAAACAAGCTGACTCTGAAGACTCTGCTGGAGATCAACAAAGCCAGTGTATCTGATAAAGAAGTTCACTCACTGCAAGCAATGCCATGGGTTTTCTTACGAAAGTTACTGATGGTTGATTCAAATTCAAGATCTTTAGAGTGGGAAGctgaagaaaataataaaacacaagatTTGTTTGCTGAGCAGGACTGTGATGGTACTATAAATCTTCTAGATCTCACCACTGCCCTCTTTATCTGTGCAGATAGTTTTCTCCAGCAAGAAATGACACTTAAAATGTCAATGTGCCAGTTTGCAGTACCATTTCTGTTACCTCGCGGAATGCATAACCAGTCCACTCTGATGTTATGGGCACTTCGAGGTATCCTGAAAGAATGGCGCCCACATTCAATGTCAGAATCTAAAGGCTTCATTGAAGACAGTGTTGTTAATGCTAAAATTCCATTGATATCATTTGTGAGGCTAAGCAGCTGCAGCTTGTCCAAGTCACAGGTTTTGAACCAAGTGCTCAACAAGTCACAGCAGCATCATGACTTCTTTTCACATCGAGAAATGATTGGAGGAGCTTCTCCAAGAATTATTTCTAATGGCCTGGTGGAAATATGCTGGAGTCTTCCATCTGGAAACAATAGCATTGATGTCTTTCATGAACCAGTTGTGATTGCTAATTTAAGAGGAGATGTTTGCACATTTGAAACAATATTCTGTTTCCTTACTCAGGTGTCAGCAGCTGTTTTTGTGTTCCTGGACAGTGTTGAAGAAATGGAGCAAAGGTTGCTTGCCTCTTTACAAAGAAACCTGTCCAATATCTTTCTTGTGGTTAACTCTCATAGAAATATGAACCAAAATCTAAAGTCATCCATTAAAGCAATAGTCGATACTTTGCAACTGCAAAGAGATAACATTATTCTTAAAAGCCAAAAAGTAAATTTGGCTAAGTTCTCAAATATGATAATTTCTGCCATTAAAAAAATCCTAGATGGGGACAAGCAAACAACATATGAAATAAATTCTATGAAGAAAATTGCTCAAAAGTTTGGTCTTAACACTGATGAAAATGAAAACGGAGCCTGTGGATCAGCTGAAGAAACAGCAGAGGAAATCATGAAACGTATCGGAGTTCGCCGCATAGTGGAATATAAAAAGTCACGGTTGCCACTGCAAGGTGAAAACTGGAAGAGACTGGCTCAGATAGAAAAAGAGCAATGCAGATTAAAACATTCAGGGGAACTAAGTTTAGAGGAGTATAAAGTTCaacttcaaaaagaaaaagatgaaattcagaaaaaacaaAGCCAGTACAAGATAACAGAAACAATGAACATCTTAATAAATGCATTGTCAGTATTTGATAACACTGAGCGAGCTTTTTTCCTTAAATGGTTGGGAATAAAGCTGGACATGCGATCACGCAAACAGATGTCAGACCTACGGCACAAATATACCCAATGTGAgcaaaagaaagacaaagatgGTATAGCTCGATTAGACCAGGAGTTGGTTGATAGCTCTCTTGGCATAGAGCACTACATGAGAGAAATGGGACAAATCTATGAGGCTGCTTCATTTGGTTCAAGTAAAATCCCTGACAAAATTCTTAATCTGCCTACTCTGGCTGCCCAAATGCTTCTTGATGGATTTCCACTTGAACTACTAGATGGAGATGCATCAAATATCCCAGAGAAATGGGTTAATAATGTTCTCATGGAGGTTCACAGGATGGTTGGGCAGAAAAGCCGTTTATTAGTTGTGACTGTGTTAGGGGTCCAGAGTACTGGTAAATCAACACTGCTCAACACTATGTTTGGAGTTCAGTTTGCAGTGGGCAGTGGACGATGCACACGTGGAGCATTCATGATTTTCCTTCCTGTGGGCAACGACTTGAAGGAGGAGTTACTCTGTGACTTTGTCCTTCTGATTGATACAGAGggtttgaaatctccagcactGGCACAACTGGAAGACAGTTACGAGCATGACAATGAATTGGCCACATTTGTCATTGGTCTTAGTGATGTAACCATCATCAATGTAGCAATGGAGAATTCCACAGAGATGAAGGACATCCTGCAGATAGCAGTTCATGCTTTTTTACGAATGAAGGAAGTTGGCAAAAAAACTGTCTGCCACTTTGTCCACCAAAATGTTGCTGGTGTATCTGCATATGACAAAAACATGACAGACCGACAAAAGCTCCTGGATCAACTAAATGAGATGGCGGAAATTGCAGCTGAAATGGAGAAGAAGCCTAATGTGAAGAAATTCACTGATGTTTTGGATTATgatgtaaaaaagaataactgGTATATACCAGGTCTATGGCATGGCACACCACCAATGGCACCAGTTAATACAGGCTACAGTGTGGCTGTGTTAGATTTTAAGGAAAAACTTTTGGAaatgtttaaagaaagaaaagatgaaCAGTGCTCTCAAATACCAGACTTCCTTCAATGGATGAGTAGCTTGTGGAGGACAGTGAAATTTGAAAACTTCATCTTTAGTTTTAGAAACACTCTTGTGGCCCATGCCTATGACAACCTTTGCAAAGAGTTTTCAGACTGGGAGTGGTTTTTCAGGAGACATATTTTCTCTTTCCTTAGTACTGCAGAAATTCAAATATCTAATGCTGAAAGCAGTTGCGTTCATAAGGTTGTTAATGCACTTAAAGAAACTTCGGATAAAGAGATCCAGATTCAAACAACAGAAATTACTCAGAAATTGAAAGAGTACTATAAAAGGAAAGGCCGTAATGTGCATTTGGTGGAAAAGTACAAAACTGATTTTGTCAAAAACATTAAATCTCTGGAGAGTGAAATGAAAgaatatgtgaaaaaaagatATGATGCTGCTCTTGACATGAGGAGAAACAAGGAAATAGTAGAAGAGATACACGGTAAGCAAGCTGCAATGATTGAAGAACAAGTCTTGCAATTACTgcaaaactacaaacataaaGATGAGGTCTCTGAGGAACATCTAAAAGCTGATTTTGAGGAAATGTGGACAAAGGTGGTGGCAAACATCACTGGTCTAAAAGAAAGGGATGTTCCTGCTGATGTGTTAAAGCAGCTGCGAGCAAGTTTAGGAAACCGCCAAGTCAGTGAGGATTTgcaaaatgttaagaatttgaCAAATTATAGGAAAAAGGATTTCAAGGCCAAAAAAACCCATATAAACATGGGGAAAGGATTTGAAAAGTTATCagctgtttttaaaatgcaaagtgCACAACATGATCTAGACGTTATTGCGGTTGATGTCATTACCAGTTGTACAAGTAAGATCGAACAGTTAACACAGTTGAAAAGTGATTACCAAGAAACATTTACCAAAGACGTGCTTGATGAAATTGATGCTCACCTCAAAAAAGCAGGAAAGAAGTTTAATACCAAATTTGAGTTTGACATTAAATTGCACATTTTGAGCATGGCTTCTCATAAATTCAAAGAAATGCACAGGAAGTACCTAACTCAGCAAGATCCATTAGAACATCTACAGAAATTTAAAAGTCAATATCTTTCTGATTTCGCTGAtttgtacagagagagagaccagtgcCAGAGGAAAGCACAAGACTTTACTCAGCTCTGTCTCAAGCCAGCAGTGACTGAATACATTGAGCAGTCTCTCGGACCCGACATTGTCGATGCTGTTTTGGAGAACAATCCTACGGAGTATAGTACACGAACACTGTTTCAGTACACTATTCTGAAGGAACTACTCGAAAAATCAAACTTTAGTGACTTTGCAGGGTACATTTTGCATTATGAGAATTATATTAAAGAATGGATAAACTATCACATTGGTAAATGCTTTTCCAAAGACAAATCTttggaaaaattaaaaaagaaaaagctgaaCATCATTATTAAAAAGATCACTGAAGCAGTAGCAACTTGTAAACTTGAACCTGATGGATCTCCTTTGCCCAATAATGCAGAAGGTACTGCAATTTTGATCCGCAATCTTTGCAAAGCTATGAGTGATGTCATCTCAATATCCATGAGCACAGTCGACAGGGTACTGTTTCAGAACACAAGCTGTTGTGAGTCATTCACTAAAAGTCTTCAAGAATGTCTTAATGATCTGAAACGACACATAGAACAGGAGATCTCAGAGTCCACTGATGCCactgaaacaataaaaaatttgtcAGTAAAACCCCAAGATGAGCTTTTTAAGAGGGTGTTTGGTTGTGGAGAGCAGTGTCCCTTTTGCAAAATACCATGTGACGCAGGAGGAAAGGAACATCAGCTACACCATGCAACTGTACACAGACCACAAGGACTTGCTACCTGCAGAAATTTGGAAACTAATGTCCTTTCTGAAGAAATTTGTACATCTAGTGTTCATGGGAATGGGACATTTCAAAACCATGAAACAAATTTCCAGCTTCACCCCTACAAAGACTACCAGAAATACTACCCAGACTGGCACATTGCACCTGACAGGTCTATAGAGGCCTCAGATTACTGGAAGTATGTGCTGGTGATATTCAATAAACAGTTTGCTGAAAGTTACAATACATTGCCAGCTGTGTATCCAGATGCATGGAATACAATCACTAAAGATCAGGCTTTTATTAGTCTGAAGCAAAACTTCAATATTAAATAA